The Nocardioides marmorisolisilvae genomic interval CACGGAGTTCTACGAGGACGACGCGGGACGTCGTCCTGTCGAGCTCTGGATGGACTCGCTGACCATCGCCGAGTTTGCTGCCCTTCGCGCAGCAATTCTCCGGGTCCTCGAGATCCAAGGCATCGATCTGGGATCGACTCCGTGGTTGAAAGCGCTTGGCGAGGGCCTCTTCGAATTCCGGATCCGTCACGATGCCGCGACGATCGAAGCGCTGTACGCACCGATGGCCGATGCCGAGCAGTCGACGCCGCAGCCAACCCAGCACAAGATCCTGCTTCGGCTGTTCATCCATTTCCACGGCAACAAGGTGATCCTGCTGCTCCATGGATACGACAAGGGCGGGAACGACAGCCCACGTCAGCAGAATAAGGAGATCCAGGAGGCGCGCAAGCGCCTGACACATTGGAAGGCGGCCGAAGCGCGGCGTGCCAAGCAGCAGCGCAAGAAGAAGTAGGCCCGTTGAGACATATGTGGTTTTCGACATACACTTGCTGATGTTCGACCGACCAGAGGAGCAGTGATGGCCAAGACCTTTGCCGAATACGCGCGTGAGCGCGAGGCGACGATGACCGCCGCCGAGCTGGACGTCGTGCACGCCTTCGACCAGGCCGCTGCGTTCGGACAGGTGATCTACGGCGCCCGCAAGGCTCGCAACCTCCGTCAGACTGATCTGGCAGAACTCTCCGGCGTGACCCAGGCCGACATCAGTCGGATCGAGCGCGGCCAGGTTGCGCCGACTACCCAGACGCTTCTGAAGCTCACGGCCGCCCTGGGAGTCGAGATCCAATTCGTGCTCGCGGAGTCCGGCACCGCTCCGGCTGAGTCCATCAGTCTTCGCGTACCTGTCGCGGGTTGACTCTTCCAGCAGCGTGAATCAACTGCTGTGGTCATCGTCAGGCACGTCCCGCTCTGACCGTAGATAGTGAGACCGCCGACTGGGTCGGAGGCGTATGAGCGCCCCCGGCGGGCCGTTGTCTTCTGCATCGGACGCTCGCGGCCGCCGGCTCTTGGGGAGGGTCTTGCGGATGAGCGGAAGCCAGGCACGGCGAATGGGGTCGGGAAGGTCGAGTTCCTTCCAGATGTCGACGAGAAGTGCACCGTCGACGTAGTCGAGAAGATCGGTCGGACTGCCCTCACGAAGGATCAGCGTGTAGGCGCGCGCCCGATCCTCGCGATCGCGTAGGCGGTAGGGGCGGCGAGGCGATGGCCAGTCATGGTGCGGTCCGGGAAGCACGACTGTGCTGAACGCGCGTTCGGGAGCCAGTCGCCACAACTCGTTGGCGAGCCAGAACGGGTGCAGGCCGTGCTGGCCGGGCACCTCCACGAACTCCAGGTTCGGCGCCACTTCCAAGCGATGGCCTGCGGCTTCGATGATCCGCTCGGCGACTGCCAACGAGGGCGACTTCGCGCCGCGCTCGTACGCCGAGAGGGTCGACTGCGACGTACCCGCGAGCCGCGCGAGGGCGTCCTGAGTCAGCCCGGCCGCGCGGCGGACGTACGCGAGTAAGGAGTGCCCGGACACCCTTCGAGCATATCCGACTGGATCTGAACGCTCAGATTGCTCGATTCGCGTCCTCACCTGCACAAACGTCGCTGACGGGTGACAACGGCGGCCAGGCCGAACGGGGAGTTGAGGCCAAATTCGGACATGCCTTGCACACCTACCTATTGAAGACGCCCATCTGATGCAACAGGAGGAGCCCCATGAGCGTTGCAACGTGCCTCGGCCTCGACTACCCCGGCGGGCCGCCTCTGCTGGCCGCTGCCGCCGCTTGGCAGCGCTGGTGTCATCAAGATCCGGCCCTCGCTGTAGTCGACGACCTGGTCGATCTACCGGCATGGACGCGCCGGGCCGAAATCGCCGAGAAGGACGGCCTACTCTCGCGGCTGCACTTGATTGCGCAGCTCGATGCAGAGGCTGCCGTCGTCGTGTCCTGGCTTCTCCTTCCGGGTGCCAGCAGGCTCGCATGCCAGCTGGCCGATCTGTCCTCCGAAATCGACGCTCTCGTAGCCGGAGCGCTCTGGATCAGCGCCCGGACCCGGCCGGCATCCCGCTGCGTCGCGTCAACGATCCTGCGCGAGGTGCGCCAATCCGTACTGTCCGAACTTGGAATCGGCGAGTCCGGCCGGCGTGCAGATCCCGTTTGGACGCGGACAACAACGTACGACGACCCCGACCATCTGCGGTCGAAGGAAGACCCCCAAATGATCGTCTCCGCTGAATCAGAATCTGGATTCCTGGTGCAGGCCGCAGTCCTCGACGGCGCGATCACATCGTCGGATGCCAACCTGCTGCTGTCACTTTCGCAGGCCGCCAAGGAGCTCGGCAGCCCTGCCCGCCGCGGCCGCGCCGGGCTGATGGCACCCGCAGTCATCGACGCCGTGACCAGCCAATGGCCGACGTCGGCACGGAGCGTCCGGCGCCGCGTCGGCGAGATCATCGAACGGCTCGGAAAGTTCGCGCGTGACCGTCAGGTGGGCGACGACCTGTCCGACTTCCTCGCTACCCACGAGCTGCCACCAGTCGAAATGGCCGAGTTCCTGGAGCTCTACCTGTGGGATCACATCGACGAGTATCTCGACGAGTTCCACCGTGAATTCGACGAGTCCGCGTGAGCGCATGGCCAGGATGCGCTGGGCTTGAGGGCGCGGCGGCTGTGGCACCACACCCTCTCGGTCCGGATCGTCCGATCGGCGGACAGCTCTCGATCCGGCAAGATTGGCTCTATGGGGAAGGCGGCAGCGCAGTGGCGCAAGACGGTTGACATCCATTTCGGCTACCTCAAGGACTTCGGTTTCCGGCGGGTCGATTCCGATGACAGCTCGTTCTGGTCGCTCTGGGTTCAGTACCGCTCACCGACCGCTGCCCTTCGGGTCAGCAAGAGCAATGAGTTTGTCCGCGCCGAAGTGCATCT includes:
- a CDS encoding helix-turn-helix domain-containing protein, with amino-acid sequence MSGHSLLAYVRRAAGLTQDALARLAGTSQSTLSAYERGAKSPSLAVAERIIEAAGHRLEVAPNLEFVEVPGQHGLHPFWLANELWRLAPERAFSTVVLPGPHHDWPSPRRPYRLRDREDRARAYTLILREGSPTDLLDYVDGALLVDIWKELDLPDPIRRAWLPLIRKTLPKSRRPRASDAEDNGPPGALIRLRPSRRSHYLRSERDVPDDDHSS
- a CDS encoding helix-turn-helix domain-containing protein; its protein translation is MAKTFAEYAREREATMTAAELDVVHAFDQAAAFGQVIYGARKARNLRQTDLAELSGVTQADISRIERGQVAPTTQTLLKLTAALGVEIQFVLAESGTAPAESISLRVPVAG